In Natronococcus occultus SP4, the following proteins share a genomic window:
- a CDS encoding branched-chain amino acid ABC transporter permease — protein MKSVVEFFDRSQASPTGNELLSGQGRLAVVLAIVVLALFAPIANAYEPFWLNMLVRMMIFALLALSLDFIFGYAGLLSFGHAAMFGAGGYAAAMLITDVTANALIVLPIAMVVGAVVAGIIGWFSVRAHGIYFAMLTLAFAQMFYVIAFTDLPATVLGLESFTGGDNGLFGIQRYETFGIDFTSTLLYFYLTLATVALSFVALLRLSNSPFGRVLQGIRENEERIQFLGYNVQRYKVLGFALSGAFAGLAGGLYVPFQSVSHPGLLHWMISGELVVMLLLGGLGTLWGPMLGAGLVIFLEEQLAGFASWEIILGGIFVVVVIFAPQGLAGAIVSVRNDPKNVVTNAKRAIRNYIDKVRK, from the coding sequence ATGAAATCCGTAGTCGAGTTCTTCGACCGGAGCCAGGCGTCACCGACCGGAAACGAACTCCTCTCGGGACAGGGACGGCTCGCAGTGGTCCTCGCGATCGTCGTCCTCGCGTTGTTCGCCCCGATCGCGAACGCTTACGAGCCGTTCTGGCTGAACATGCTCGTCCGGATGATGATCTTCGCGCTGCTGGCGTTGAGCCTCGATTTCATCTTCGGCTACGCTGGTTTGCTCTCGTTCGGCCACGCGGCGATGTTCGGCGCGGGCGGCTACGCCGCGGCGATGCTCATCACCGACGTTACCGCGAACGCGTTGATCGTGCTCCCGATCGCGATGGTCGTCGGCGCGGTCGTCGCCGGTATCATCGGCTGGTTCAGCGTTCGGGCTCACGGGATCTACTTCGCGATGCTGACGCTGGCGTTCGCGCAGATGTTCTACGTCATCGCCTTTACCGATCTGCCAGCGACCGTCCTGGGACTGGAGTCGTTCACCGGTGGCGATAACGGCCTGTTCGGGATTCAGCGCTACGAGACGTTCGGGATCGACTTCACGTCGACGCTGCTGTACTTCTATCTGACGCTGGCCACGGTCGCACTCTCGTTCGTGGCCCTGCTCCGGCTCTCGAACTCCCCGTTCGGACGCGTCCTCCAGGGGATCCGCGAGAACGAGGAGCGGATCCAGTTCCTCGGGTACAACGTCCAGCGGTACAAGGTGCTCGGCTTCGCGCTCAGCGGCGCGTTCGCCGGGCTGGCCGGGGGACTGTACGTTCCGTTCCAGAGCGTTTCCCACCCCGGACTGCTTCACTGGATGATCAGCGGCGAACTCGTCGTCATGCTCCTGCTCGGCGGACTCGGGACGCTCTGGGGACCGATGCTGGGCGCTGGCCTCGTCATCTTCCTCGAGGAGCAACTCGCCGGCTTCGCGAGCTGGGAGATCATCCTCGGCGGGATCTTCGTCGTCGTGGTGATCTTCGCACCGCAGGGGCTGGCCGGTGCGATCGTCTCCGTTCGGAACGATCCAAAAAACGTCGTGACGAACGCGAAACGTGCGATCCGCAACTACATCGACAAGGTGAGGAAATAA
- a CDS encoding acyl-CoA synthetase produces MMDYSYMQPNVPEEYLPDESNAPDYIHPTPEAHYPQRINVAEELVDRHVQEGRGDNVAIYFEDRTFTYEQLQEQVDRMGNALRDLGVEAGDRVVVRFPNRPEAIVTCLAVQKIGGVALPSMKLLRAKELDYIINNAEATTVVVYDDLLEEVENALPELDTVEDVIVAERNGVDHDHHSYDDLLESADDELEAYETEREDLALMLYTSGTTGRPKGAVHSHRSVLATADTYARYCIEPTEEDVFGGNPPLPFAYGYGDLVTFPLRFGASTSLVEDASPGDLLEAVENHGISVLCSIPTGFNQILSNYPDGPEEYDVSSLRVGLSAGEPLTPTTFENFKEEYGINLLDGIGTTEMLHIFISHCHDGDIDPSATGFPVPGYECKIIDPDTGEELERGESGLLAVRGPTGVEYWDRPEKQVESTTEDGWSIPGDIYVQREDGRLEYKSRSDDLIISSGYNIPGPEVEAVIEEHEAVSEVAVVGSPHEERGEIVKAFTVLSNGTTPDDELVTEIQNHVKNTLAPYKYPREIEFTESLPRTETGKIRRTELREQEQSS; encoded by the coding sequence ATGATGGATTACTCGTACATGCAGCCGAACGTCCCAGAGGAGTATCTACCGGACGAATCGAACGCTCCGGATTACATCCATCCGACCCCGGAAGCCCATTACCCCCAGCGAATCAACGTCGCAGAGGAACTCGTCGACCGCCACGTTCAGGAGGGACGTGGCGACAACGTCGCGATCTACTTCGAGGATCGAACGTTCACTTACGAGCAGCTCCAGGAACAGGTCGATCGGATGGGGAACGCGCTCCGGGACCTCGGCGTTGAGGCCGGCGACCGGGTCGTCGTCCGGTTCCCGAACCGTCCGGAAGCGATCGTAACGTGTCTCGCCGTCCAGAAGATCGGCGGCGTCGCGCTCCCGTCGATGAAGCTGCTGCGGGCCAAGGAGCTCGATTACATCATCAACAACGCGGAGGCGACGACCGTCGTCGTCTACGACGATCTTCTCGAGGAAGTCGAGAACGCGCTGCCGGAGCTCGACACCGTCGAGGACGTCATCGTCGCCGAGCGCAACGGCGTCGACCACGACCACCACAGCTATGACGATCTCCTCGAGTCGGCCGACGACGAACTCGAAGCCTACGAAACCGAGCGCGAGGACCTGGCACTGATGCTGTACACGAGCGGGACGACCGGTCGCCCGAAGGGCGCAGTTCACAGCCACCGGAGCGTCCTCGCGACCGCGGACACGTACGCCCGGTACTGCATCGAGCCGACCGAGGAGGACGTCTTCGGCGGAAACCCGCCGCTCCCGTTCGCGTACGGCTACGGCGACCTGGTCACGTTCCCGCTTCGATTCGGCGCGAGTACGAGCCTCGTCGAGGACGCGAGCCCGGGCGATCTGCTCGAGGCTGTCGAGAACCACGGGATCTCAGTGCTGTGTTCGATTCCGACCGGCTTCAACCAAATCCTCTCGAACTACCCCGACGGTCCCGAGGAGTACGATGTCTCCTCGCTCCGGGTCGGTCTCAGCGCGGGCGAACCGCTCACGCCGACGACGTTCGAGAACTTCAAAGAGGAGTACGGGATCAACCTGCTCGACGGGATCGGGACGACGGAGATGCTCCACATCTTCATCAGCCACTGCCACGACGGGGATATCGACCCGAGCGCCACCGGCTTCCCCGTACCGGGCTACGAGTGCAAGATCATCGATCCCGATACCGGCGAGGAACTCGAGCGCGGCGAATCCGGCCTACTCGCGGTTCGTGGCCCGACCGGCGTCGAGTACTGGGATCGCCCCGAAAAACAGGTGGAGTCGACGACCGAGGATGGCTGGTCGATCCCTGGCGACATCTACGTCCAGCGCGAGGACGGCCGCCTCGAGTACAAGTCCCGGAGCGACGATCTCATTATCTCGAGCGGGTACAACATCCCCGGTCCGGAGGTCGAAGCGGTCATCGAGGAACACGAGGCCGTCTCGGAGGTCGCCGTCGTCGGAAGCCCCCACGAGGAACGCGGCGAGATCGTGAAGGCGTTTACCGTGCTATCGAACGGGACGACTCCCGACGACGAGCTCGTGACCGAGATCCAGAACCACGTCAAGAACACGCTCGCCCCGTACAAGTACCCCCGCGAGATCGAGTTCACGGAGTCGCTCCCGCGAACGGAAACCGGAAAGATCCGCCGAACCGAGCTTCGCGAGCAGGAACAGAGTAGCTGA
- a CDS encoding ABC transporter ATP-binding protein: MVAVSETPATGQQAAAEELIAVDSINTYYGQSHILFDLSLSIDRGEIVALVGRNGAGKTTTLRSIMGLTAPADGTITKSGDPIQGLEPYEIRKRGISWVPEERRVFGGLTVEENLRLAANTGDRDQSDEFGEIYDRFPRLDERRDQKSGTMSGGEQQMLAIARALLGPETDILLLDEPSEGLAPQIVDDVAEIIRELNEESDVTILLVEQNAEMALELADHAYVLENGRIVHDSPATELLEDREAMESYLGVK, translated from the coding sequence GTGGTGGCCGTGAGTGAGACGCCGGCCACCGGCCAGCAGGCGGCCGCCGAGGAGCTGATCGCGGTCGACTCGATAAACACCTACTACGGACAGAGCCACATCCTGTTCGACCTCTCGCTGTCGATCGATCGCGGCGAGATCGTCGCGCTTGTCGGCCGAAACGGGGCAGGGAAGACCACGACGCTACGGAGCATCATGGGACTTACCGCTCCGGCCGACGGCACGATCACGAAAAGCGGTGATCCGATCCAGGGGCTCGAACCGTACGAGATCCGCAAGCGCGGAATCTCGTGGGTGCCCGAGGAGCGCCGCGTGTTCGGTGGTCTCACCGTCGAGGAGAACCTCCGGCTGGCGGCCAACACCGGCGATCGAGACCAGTCCGACGAGTTCGGAGAGATCTACGACCGGTTCCCCCGCCTCGACGAGCGACGCGACCAGAAGTCGGGGACGATGAGCGGCGGTGAACAACAGATGCTGGCGATCGCTCGCGCTCTGCTCGGGCCGGAGACCGATATCCTCCTGCTCGACGAACCCAGCGAGGGGCTCGCGCCACAGATCGTCGACGACGTTGCCGAGATCATCCGAGAGCTCAACGAGGAATCGGACGTGACGATCCTCCTCGTCGAACAGAACGCCGAGATGGCCCTCGAACTCGCCGACCACGCCTACGTCCTCGAGAACGGACGGATCGTTCACGACTCGCCAGCGACGGAGCTACTCGAGGATCGCGAGGCGATGGAAAGTTACCTGGGGGTCAAATAA
- a CDS encoding gamma carbonic anhydrase family protein, whose product MQRAFEGTTPSIADSAFVSEMAYLIGDVTLEENASVWPFTCLRGDYGPISVGEGSNVQDFTMLHEATVGSGVTIGHNVVIDRATVGDDVLVGISSTILPGATVGDDCIVAAGTLLREEQEVPSGHMAYGAPAEVRPLSEKHREQIRWYCEEYLALSERYRNDGSIRGDGYEDDTQ is encoded by the coding sequence ATGCAACGCGCATTCGAAGGCACGACGCCGTCGATCGCCGACTCGGCGTTCGTCTCGGAGATGGCCTACCTGATCGGGGACGTCACCCTGGAGGAGAACGCAAGCGTCTGGCCGTTTACCTGCTTGCGAGGGGATTACGGTCCGATCTCGGTCGGGGAGGGTTCGAACGTGCAAGATTTCACGATGCTTCACGAGGCGACGGTCGGCTCCGGCGTCACGATCGGTCACAACGTCGTCATCGACCGGGCGACCGTCGGCGACGACGTCCTCGTGGGGATCTCGAGTACGATCCTGCCCGGCGCGACGGTCGGAGACGACTGTATCGTCGCCGCCGGTACGTTGCTTCGCGAGGAACAGGAGGTGCCAAGCGGCCACATGGCCTACGGCGCTCCGGCGGAGGTCCGTCCGCTCTCCGAGAAGCACCGCGAACAGATCCGGTGGTACTGCGAGGAGTACCTCGCCCTCAGCGAGCGATACCGTAATGACGGTTCGATCCGTGGCGACGGGTACGAGGACGATACCCAATGA
- a CDS encoding GNAT family N-acetyltransferase yields the protein MSSSDSQATGVCTAWDNSECRGTPYCPPRCPRFESKTGAALLVRSYEAGDFDPLVRMYDEFDQYSRSMGLPPNGVSKIESWLDQLTSTGWNLVAFDGDRAIGHVAVVPSESVDHRWKFLIYVHQEYQNEGVGSEMLKQLVAYADEKDGNELALEVSTGNKRAITVYKNIGFEVVERGLSELSMSLELQSPLAERLQRPPAERD from the coding sequence ATGTCCTCAAGCGACAGCCAGGCGACCGGCGTCTGTACAGCGTGGGATAACTCCGAGTGTCGGGGGACGCCGTACTGTCCGCCGCGGTGTCCTCGGTTCGAGAGCAAGACCGGCGCTGCACTCCTCGTTCGATCCTACGAAGCGGGCGATTTCGATCCGCTCGTCCGAATGTACGACGAGTTCGATCAGTACAGCCGGAGTATGGGGTTGCCACCCAACGGCGTGTCGAAGATCGAAAGCTGGCTGGACCAGCTGACGTCGACGGGGTGGAACCTCGTCGCGTTCGACGGCGACCGGGCCATTGGTCACGTTGCGGTCGTCCCGTCCGAGTCGGTCGACCACAGGTGGAAGTTCTTGATCTACGTCCATCAGGAGTACCAGAACGAGGGGGTCGGCTCCGAGATGCTCAAGCAGCTCGTCGCCTACGCCGACGAGAAGGACGGCAACGAGCTGGCGCTGGAGGTCTCGACCGGGAACAAACGTGCGATCACGGTGTACAAGAACATCGGGTTCGAGGTGGTCGAGCGCGGACTCTCCGAACTGTCGATGAGCCTAGAATTGCAGTCCCCGCTCGCAGAACGGCTGCAGCGACCGCCCGCGGAACGCGACTGA
- a CDS encoding ABC transporter substrate-binding protein has translation MSGKDVGSSHSHTTSRSSISRRSLLASGAAVGATTALGGCLSSHDDELTIGFALPFTGTYALLGESIVAGFELFVEQQGGEINGEDVEFVRRDTEAETSRGVDVTRELLLEARADAIVGPVSSAVAMAMIQPIQTESSALWFNANAGDYRVTAEGCPKYHFRTSFNDWQTSAPLAQFVYEEIADNVCLAYADYAFGQNSKEFFKEAFEELGGEVVEEVGAPLGTDDFSPYLGDIQGSGADAVYSFFAGDDAVNYVNAFSDFGLDEEMVQTGSGFMLANDTLPAQGESALGMYSLLHYTTTHDTERNREFVENYVELYDETPNVYACQGYDSAQAFAGAVEETGGTDPDEMAESLVEMEFDSPRGEFEFDPETHEAVQNLYVREVVEADGDEAVENEVVETLEDVEGPDWGCSHR, from the coding sequence ATGTCTGGCAAAGACGTGGGTAGCTCCCACAGTCATACGACCAGCAGGAGTTCCATTTCGAGGCGTTCGCTCCTCGCGAGTGGTGCCGCTGTCGGGGCAACGACGGCACTTGGAGGGTGTCTCAGCAGCCACGACGACGAACTAACGATCGGGTTCGCGCTCCCGTTTACCGGCACGTACGCGCTGCTCGGCGAGAGTATCGTCGCCGGGTTCGAGCTGTTCGTCGAGCAACAGGGCGGGGAGATAAACGGAGAGGACGTCGAGTTCGTCCGGCGGGATACCGAGGCCGAGACGAGCCGCGGCGTCGACGTTACTCGGGAGCTGTTGCTCGAGGCCCGAGCCGACGCCATCGTCGGTCCCGTCTCGAGTGCCGTCGCGATGGCGATGATCCAGCCGATCCAGACCGAATCGAGCGCGCTCTGGTTCAACGCGAACGCGGGCGACTACCGGGTGACCGCCGAGGGCTGTCCGAAGTACCACTTTCGGACGTCGTTCAACGACTGGCAGACGAGCGCACCCCTCGCGCAGTTCGTCTACGAGGAGATCGCCGACAACGTCTGCCTGGCGTACGCCGACTACGCGTTCGGCCAGAACTCGAAGGAGTTCTTCAAGGAGGCGTTCGAGGAACTCGGCGGCGAGGTCGTCGAGGAGGTGGGTGCGCCGCTCGGCACCGACGACTTCTCGCCGTATCTCGGCGACATTCAGGGGTCCGGCGCCGACGCCGTCTACTCCTTTTTCGCCGGGGACGACGCTGTCAACTACGTCAACGCCTTCAGCGACTTCGGCCTCGACGAGGAGATGGTACAGACCGGGAGCGGGTTCATGCTCGCAAACGACACGCTTCCAGCGCAGGGTGAGTCGGCGCTCGGAATGTACTCACTGCTTCATTACACGACCACACATGATACCGAACGTAACCGAGAGTTCGTCGAGAACTACGTCGAACTGTACGACGAGACGCCGAACGTCTACGCCTGCCAGGGGTACGACTCCGCACAGGCGTTCGCCGGCGCCGTCGAAGAAACCGGTGGCACCGATCCCGACGAGATGGCCGAGAGTCTCGTCGAAATGGAGTTCGACAGCCCACGTGGTGAGTTCGAGTTCGATCCCGAGACCCACGAGGCGGTCCAGAACCTGTACGTCCGGGAGGTCGTCGAAGCCGACGGTGACGAGGCAGTCGAAAACGAGGTCGTCGAAACACTCGAGGACGTCGAGGGGCCCGACTGGGGGTGTAGTCACCGGTAA
- a CDS encoding enoyl-CoA hydratase/isomerase family protein, producing the protein MTFDTLDVTVDDGIATVRIDNDPVNAIDQEMRHELAEAVDVLREDRVRVGVFAGNADVFSVGADVGLFETAQDWTTAEFRSNSRVLGRAFDGIETMEKPVLAAIEGTCVGGGLELALACDVRIASPDATLGFPEHNIGLIPGLGGCSRFVQLVGPGTAKDLIFSGELIDGERAREIGLVERVTDDPDAAAQSYAESLLEQPPQALGLAKRVVNAARDTDTQTAGVLESLAQSTLIETADHREGLDAFRENRDPEFTGE; encoded by the coding sequence ATGACGTTCGACACGCTCGATGTTACCGTCGACGACGGCATCGCGACCGTCAGAATCGACAACGATCCCGTCAACGCGATCGACCAGGAGATGCGCCACGAACTCGCCGAAGCCGTCGACGTGCTCCGGGAGGATCGGGTTCGGGTCGGCGTGTTCGCCGGGAACGCCGACGTCTTCTCGGTCGGCGCCGACGTCGGTCTCTTCGAGACGGCACAGGACTGGACGACCGCCGAGTTCCGCTCGAACTCGCGAGTCCTCGGGCGGGCGTTCGACGGGATCGAGACGATGGAGAAACCGGTTCTGGCGGCGATCGAGGGGACCTGTGTCGGCGGCGGCCTCGAACTCGCGCTCGCCTGTGACGTCCGTATCGCCAGCCCCGACGCGACGCTTGGCTTTCCGGAGCACAACATCGGCCTCATCCCCGGACTCGGCGGCTGTTCGCGCTTCGTCCAGCTCGTCGGCCCGGGGACCGCCAAGGACCTGATCTTCAGCGGCGAGCTGATCGACGGCGAGCGCGCCCGCGAGATCGGGCTCGTCGAACGCGTCACGGACGATCCCGACGCCGCGGCACAGTCTTACGCGGAGTCGCTGCTCGAACAACCCCCACAGGCGCTTGGCCTGGCCAAGCGGGTTGTCAACGCCGCCCGCGACACCGACACCCAGACCGCGGGCGTCCTCGAGTCGCTCGCACAGAGTACGCTCATCGAAACTGCGGACCACCGCGAGGGACTCGACGCGTTCCGCGAGAACCGCGACCCCGAGTTCACCGGCGAGTAA
- a CDS encoding branched-chain amino acid ABC transporter permease, which produces MVEAVLRATLLGLQLGMTLALIAAGLTLIFGMLDVINFAHGALYMLGAYFGTVIAGQFGSFWLALVLAPLMVGLVGAAIEIFSLRPLYDRNPLYHILLTFGIAIMIQGAIIQIWGAQSRQIPIPDLLSGTVAVGPVNYPVYWLFVLAVSTTLIGLVWLAIERSDLGILMQASAHDTEMVSALGIDVSKVFTGVFVFGAILAGIAGVLLGGSRSVHPGMGFGIIIEAFIIVVIGGLGSFRGAVYAALLIGLVTAYGALIAPTLTELFLFIMMAIVLMAKPSGLFGTTEAA; this is translated from the coding sequence ATGGTTGAGGCGGTGCTCCGTGCGACGCTTCTCGGACTCCAGCTCGGGATGACGCTGGCCCTGATCGCTGCCGGGCTGACGCTCATCTTCGGGATGCTCGACGTGATCAACTTCGCTCACGGCGCGTTGTACATGCTCGGAGCGTACTTCGGGACGGTGATCGCGGGCCAGTTCGGAAGCTTCTGGCTCGCACTGGTGCTTGCACCCCTGATGGTCGGTCTGGTCGGCGCAGCGATCGAGATCTTCTCGTTGCGTCCGCTGTACGACCGGAATCCGCTGTACCACATCCTGCTCACGTTCGGGATCGCGATCATGATCCAGGGGGCGATCATCCAGATCTGGGGGGCACAGTCGAGACAGATCCCGATCCCCGACCTGCTCTCGGGAACGGTCGCAGTCGGTCCGGTCAACTATCCTGTCTACTGGCTGTTCGTCCTCGCTGTCAGTACGACGTTGATCGGGCTGGTCTGGCTGGCGATCGAGCGAAGCGACCTGGGTATTCTGATGCAGGCGAGCGCTCACGACACCGAGATGGTCAGCGCGCTCGGTATCGACGTCTCGAAGGTGTTTACCGGCGTGTTCGTCTTCGGTGCGATCCTGGCCGGCATCGCGGGCGTGTTGCTCGGCGGCTCACGGTCGGTACATCCCGGGATGGGCTTTGGTATCATCATCGAGGCGTTCATCATCGTCGTCATCGGCGGCCTGGGCAGCTTCCGGGGCGCCGTCTACGCAGCGCTGTTGATCGGTCTCGTCACCGCCTACGGGGCGTTGATCGCGCCGACGCTGACTGAACTGTTCCTGTTCATCATGATGGCAATCGTACTCATGGCAAAGCCGAGCGGACTGTTCGGCACGACGGAGGCAGCATAG
- a CDS encoding 2Fe-2S iron-sulfur cluster-binding protein, whose amino-acid sequence MVETHTVEFVDEGRTLEIPENQPILEAAEEAGLTPPYQCRMGVCGVCCGMIVEDGVVEQTEGMFLSDSEKEEGYALTCVAKPRSDLRIRTDESP is encoded by the coding sequence ATGGTAGAGACCCACACAGTCGAGTTCGTCGACGAAGGTCGCACGCTCGAGATCCCGGAGAACCAGCCGATCCTGGAGGCGGCGGAAGAAGCGGGCCTGACGCCGCCGTACCAGTGTCGGATGGGGGTCTGTGGCGTCTGCTGCGGGATGATCGTCGAGGACGGCGTAGTCGAACAGACGGAAGGCATGTTCCTCTCCGATAGCGAGAAAGAGGAGGGATACGCGCTGACGTGCGTAGCAAAGCCCCGGTCCGATCTCCGGATTCGCACCGACGAGAGTCCCTGA
- a CDS encoding enoyl-CoA hydratase/isomerase family protein — protein MIADTERVHEEVRIEHLEESGIARLVMEEGDSSLNTFRPSKVEAMATAVEALAGEVDCLIVYGEPVFSAGADLRAIEQRPQEMRSAKIDAIAAASNRFIRTVRTFPAPVIAAVTEVAAGGGLGFALASDLIYMHEDAVFDTAYARIGLTPDNATPFFLVKTIGPYKARELLFDPQPITAAEAVELGLANGCYETPSAEFVDEVTRDATKYAEGPTETHARTKELVDTVFAGRLDEHLEHERTAIKQMSDSNLFDEGLAAFFADREPEWASQ, from the coding sequence ATGATAGCAGACACCGAACGCGTACACGAGGAGGTTCGAATCGAACACCTCGAGGAGTCAGGAATCGCCCGTCTCGTCATGGAGGAGGGAGACTCGTCGCTGAACACGTTTCGTCCGTCGAAGGTCGAAGCGATGGCGACGGCGGTCGAAGCGCTCGCCGGCGAGGTCGACTGTTTGATCGTCTACGGCGAGCCGGTGTTTTCCGCCGGGGCGGATCTGCGCGCGATCGAACAGCGACCCCAGGAGATGCGCTCGGCGAAGATCGACGCCATCGCGGCAGCGTCGAACCGGTTCATCCGGACCGTTCGGACGTTTCCGGCGCCGGTGATCGCGGCGGTAACCGAGGTCGCCGCCGGCGGCGGACTCGGGTTCGCGCTGGCGTCCGACCTGATCTACATGCACGAGGACGCCGTCTTCGACACCGCCTACGCGCGGATCGGGCTGACGCCGGACAACGCGACGCCGTTTTTCCTCGTGAAGACGATCGGGCCGTACAAGGCCCGCGAGCTGCTGTTCGACCCGCAGCCGATCACCGCGGCCGAGGCGGTCGAACTCGGCCTCGCCAACGGCTGCTACGAGACGCCGAGCGCGGAGTTCGTCGACGAAGTGACGAGGGATGCGACGAAGTACGCCGAGGGGCCGACCGAAACCCACGCCCGAACTAAGGAGCTCGTCGACACGGTGTTTGCGGGGCGGCTCGACGAACACCTCGAGCACGAGCGAACCGCGATTAAACAGATGAGCGACTCGAACCTCTTCGACGAGGGGTTGGCGGCGTTTTTCGCCGATCGCGAACCCGAGTGGGCGAGTCAGTAG
- a CDS encoding ABC transporter ATP-binding protein yields MSETVTATSSDVSENDAILRTEGVTKKFGTLTAIDDVSIEIPADEITSVIGPNGAGKTTLFNLLTGKHEPTEGRIEFRNESIGGLAPHTIVDRGIVRSFQITNFFADLSALENVRIATQAHYTGFSPGDFTRHHASLEEPIEDAREVLERVHLTDVAHRSAANLSYGQRRHLEIGIALAADPELLLMDEPTAGMSPEETYEVVDLIETIAEDVTLVLIEHDTDIVMELSDQIAVLNEGELLSWGSPEEIKADERVQKAYLGGGGRE; encoded by the coding sequence ATGAGCGAAACCGTAACCGCGACTTCGAGCGACGTATCGGAAAACGACGCGATCCTCCGGACCGAGGGCGTCACCAAGAAGTTCGGCACGCTGACCGCGATCGACGACGTCTCGATCGAGATCCCCGCCGACGAGATCACCTCGGTCATCGGGCCGAACGGCGCCGGCAAGACGACGCTGTTCAACCTCCTGACCGGAAAGCACGAGCCGACCGAGGGACGTATCGAGTTCCGGAACGAGTCGATCGGCGGACTCGCCCCACACACGATCGTCGACAGGGGGATCGTCCGCTCGTTCCAGATCACGAACTTCTTTGCCGACCTCAGCGCGCTCGAGAACGTTCGGATCGCCACACAGGCCCACTACACCGGGTTCAGCCCGGGCGATTTCACCAGACACCACGCCTCGCTGGAGGAGCCGATCGAGGACGCCCGGGAGGTCCTCGAACGCGTTCACCTGACCGACGTCGCCCACCGGTCCGCGGCGAACCTCTCGTACGGTCAGCGGCGCCACCTCGAGATCGGAATCGCGCTCGCGGCCGATCCGGAACTGCTGTTGATGGACGAACCGACCGCCGGAATGAGCCCCGAGGAGACCTACGAGGTGGTCGATCTCATCGAGACGATCGCCGAGGACGTCACGCTGGTCCTGATCGAACACGACACCGACATCGTGATGGAGCTCTCGGACCAGATCGCGGTGCTCAACGAGGGCGAGTTGCTCTCGTGGGGCAGCCCGGAGGAGATCAAGGCCGACGAGCGCGTCCAGAAGGCGTACCTCGGAGGTGGTGGCCGTGAGTGA